A genomic region of Xiphophorus couchianus chromosome 18, X_couchianus-1.0, whole genome shotgun sequence contains the following coding sequences:
- the ptx3a gene encoding pentraxin-related protein PTX3: MLWWRIPEAAFLLSVCACVTLAYEDDIEIQYTDYYNEITDGETPAPTPSSTPCNSPDLTKWDKIFSMMENSQMRENMLLQYVDDIVKVEMGTLRGELRRFIAEYERSCGAAVETAGRRMVLQLENHLRETLELLKLSDLTSAVGNFNHMEAQIQQLLSAEHTQTSRLAKLESSCLSSRSAGAGFGLNGKNGLHLQEVTPGEVALDEVLAAMKAVKAELDEELKSSRQRRLPAGCEMALLFPVRSRRIYTAVIPDVPLSLSAFTVCMWVKPTSVFNKTVLFSYGHRRNPSEIQLLLAQTSAVFTVGEEASQVEARSVVSPGQWIHLCGAWSSEQGLATLWVGGKKMASNPGMAKGHSLPEGGSLQLGQERNGCCPLSPTSGSGVAGFEGSFDPKLAFAGKMTGVNMWDTVLSEEEISQLAAQRGQGCQQRGSVVAWGVTEIVPHGGAQFIY, encoded by the exons atgctTTGGTGGAGAATCCCTGAGGCAGCATTTCTTCTCTCTGTGTGCGCGTGTGTTACTCTCGCCTACGAGGATGACATCGAGATCCAGTACACCGACTACTATAATGAAATCACTGATGGCGAGACACCGGCAC CCACACCAAGTTCCACCCCCTGCAACTCTCCAGACCTGACAAAATGGGACAAGATCTTCTCCATGATGGAGAACAGTCAGATGAGGGAGAACATGCTGCTTCAGTATGTTGATGACATCGTCAAGGTCGAAATGGGAACTCTGCGCGGTGAATTGCGAAG GTTTATAGCTGAGTATGAAAGGTCCTGTGGGGCCGCTGTGGAGACAGCAGGAAGACGGATGGTCTTGCAGCTGGAGAACCATCTACGAGAAACTCTGGAGCTCCTCAAGCTCAGTGATCTGACCTCTGCTGTTGGAAATTTCAACCACATGGAGGCCCAGATACAGCAGCTTCTCTCTGCAGAACATACTCAAACCTCCAGACTAGCCAAGCTAGAGAGCAGCTGCCTCAGCAGCAGAAGTGCAGGAGCTGGCTTTGGGTTGAATGGCAAAAATGGACTCCATCTCCAAGAAGTGACACCAGGAGAGGTTGCTTTGGATGAGGTGCTAGCTGCAATGAAAGCAGTGAAGGCTGAGCTGGATGAAGAGCTGAAGTCATCAAGGCAAAGGCGACTACCTGCAG GGTGTGAGATGGCCCTCCTGTTTCCTGTGCGCTCCCGTCGGATTTACACTGCAGTCATTCCAGATGTCCCCCTGTCCCTGTCTGCCTTTACTGTCTGCATGTGGGTGAAGCCAACTTCAGTCTTCAACAAAACTGTACTGTTCTCCTACGGACACCGTCGAAACCCTTCTGAAATTCAGTTGCTGCTCGCCCAAACCTCTGCCGTGTTCACTGTTGGAGAGGAAGCTAGTCAGGTGGAGGCAAGGAGCGTGGTAAGCCCAGGACAGTGGATCCATTTATGTGGAGCCTGGTCCTCCGAGCAAGGCCTGGCGACCCTCTGGGTGGGTGGGAAGAAGATGGCGTCCAACCCCGGGATGGCCAAGGGACACAGCTTACCCGAGGGAGGCTCACTCCAGCTGGGGCAAGAAAGAAACGGCTGCTGCCCTCTGTCTCCAACCAGCGGGAGTGGTGTGGCCGGGTTTGAGGGAAGTTTTGATCCAAAGCTGGCGTTTGCTGGGAAAATGACGGGGGTTAATATGTGGGACACTGTCCTGTCAGAAGAGGAAATTTCCCAGTTGGCTGCGCAGCGAGGCCAGGGCTGCCAGCAAAGGGGGAGCGTGGTGGCCTGGGGGGTGACAGAGATCGTGCCACATGGAGGAGCTCAGTTCATCTACTGA